In a genomic window of Raphanus sativus cultivar WK10039 unplaced genomic scaffold, ASM80110v3 Scaffold1500, whole genome shotgun sequence:
- the LOC108813101 gene encoding heavy metal-associated isoprenylated plant protein 34, with the protein MNKQDVTKLQTCVLKVNVHCEGCKHKVKKQLQKIEGVYSVKADVEQGKVTVTGNVDPTILVKKLSKSGKHAEIIGGGGGGGGGKGMPNLNGKGGKESNQVKGKGNGGGGGGQNQGHGSQPMQLTPQQIQQMMMMKAAQAGGGGGGHGGKDMKMMMPPVASKDQQKKSVKFAEEDDDFSDDYDDEFSEDDYDEFDDEDGDMGGHGGGGGKHHMPPNKMMMPNKMPQMSQHGGGGGPKGPNEIMMMMNGFKASGGGGGGGAGKKGGGGGGGFEIPVQMKGMGEGKMGKEGKKGGKGGEKGKKEGKDSKGGGGKTGKTDAKSGGGLLGFFKNVKSGKGDEKKGGGKKEGGGGDKVKSSGCGGGGVHHYDSGPKKGGGKSKGGAHGAHGIDDLMKHNKAGGGGNKGNHSAKGMGNHMGQGGQMGMMGQGGPMGPGGPMGMMSQGGHPMGMMGQGGQMGHQGGSYPAVQGLPMSGGGGYYPPPAQANHQMNQQQYMQMMMHQQQQQQQAAAAHGGYGGGHGGEMYHPMMYARQYPAVNYAHPPPMPPPHSGPYTDMFSDENPAGCSIM; encoded by the exons ATGAATAAACAAGATGTTACGAAGCTTCAG ACATGTGTTCTGAAAGTGAACGTACACTGTGAAGGCTGTAAGCATAAAGTGAAGAAACAGTTGCAGAAAATCGAAG GTGTGTACTCTGTAAAAGCAGATGTAGAACAGGGGAAAGTTACCGTCACAGGGAACGTTGACCCTACTATTCTCGTTAAGAAGCTGAGCAAGTCGGGGAAACATGCCGAGATTATAGGCGGtggtggcggaggaggaggaggaaaagGGATGCCTAATTTGAATGGTAAAGGTGGAAAAGAGAGCAACCAAGTTAAGGGGAAAGGtaacggtggtggtggtggtggtcagAATCAAGGACATGGAAGTCAACCAATGCAGTTGACTCCTCAGCAGATTcaacagatgatgatgatgaaggctGCTCaagctggtggtggtggtggtggtcatGGTGGGAAGgatatgaagatgatgatgccTCCTGTGGCGTCtaaggatcagcagaagaagtcTGTTAAGTTTgcggaagaagatgatgattttaGTGATGATTATGATGACGAGTTCAGTGAAGATGATTATGATGAGTTCGATGATGAGGATGGTGACATGGGAGGtcatggaggaggaggaggtaaGCATCACATGCCTCCAAATAAGATGATGATGCCTAACAAGATGCCACAAATGAGCCAgcatggtggtggtggtggaccTAAGGGGCCTAATgagattatgatgatgatgaatggtttcaaagccagtggtggtggtggtggaggaggagcgGGGAAGAAAGGAGGCGGAGGAGGTGGTGGCTTCGAGATTCCGGTGCAAATGAAGGGAATGGGTGAGGGTAAAATGGGAAAAGAGGGCAAGAAAGGAGGTAAAGGAGGAGAGAAGGGTAAGAAGGAAGGGAAAGATAGTAAAGGAGGTGGGGGCAAAACCGGCAAAACAGATGCCAAGAGTGGTGGTGGCCTCTTAGGGTTTTTCAAAAACGTTAAAAGTGgaaaaggagatgagaagaagGGAGGTGGTAAGAAAGAAGGTGGCGGGGGTGATAAGGTCAAATCCTCCGGTTGTGGGGGAGGAGGTGTTCACCATTATGATAGTGGGCCTAAAAAGGGAGGAGGTAAATCGAAAGGAGGAGCTCATGGGGCCCATGGTATTGATGATCTAATGAAACACAACAAAGCAGGCGGAGGAGGTAACAAGGGTAATCATAGCGCCAAGGGGATGGGTAACCACATGGGACAAGGTGGTCAGATGGGGATGATGGGCCAAGGTGGTCCAATGGGTCCAGGTGGTCCTATGGGCATGATGAGTCAAGGTGGTCATCCAATGGGCATGATGGGTCAAGGTGGTCAAATGGGACACCAAGGCGGCTCCTATCCGGCGGTACAAGGGTTGCCGATGAGTGGAGGAGGAGGATATTATCCACCACCAGCTCAGGCAAATCATCAAATGAACCAACAACAGTATATGCAAATGATGATGCaccagcaacaacaacaacaacaagctgCTGCAGCTCATGGAGGATATGGTGGTGGTCACGGTGGAGAAATGTACCATCCGATGATGTATGCACGGCAGTATCCAGCAGTGAATTATGCTCATCCGCCGCCAATGCCGCCCCCACACTCGGGTCCTTATACTGATATGTTCAGTGATGAGAATCCAGCTGGTTGTAGTATCATGTGA
- the LOC130504328 gene encoding uncharacterized protein LOC130504328 has protein sequence MMTGGNYTTIDSQKVSGSVPSVPDPGHTTVKFTESNLQTFPPSAAQGKISGGSNPPRDADDTFSGPGNGSSSRDEPQSGGWLHKFTVGAYKPFFDVDTSDVVDRLKESLFPFRGTFTEKTADKPDLYGPFWICTTLIFVAASIGTFVTYVAHKWKKQEWNYDINLVTWSAGVFYGYVTLVPLALYVVLKYFSAPSGLVQLFCLYGYSLFIFIPALCLSVVPVEIFRWVIAGVAGFMSATFVALNLKAHINSAGERSILIIASIFLLQLGLAVVLKLYLFTVTV, from the exons ATGATGACCGGCGGGAACTACACGACTATCGACAGCCAGAAAGTCTCTGGATCTGTACCT TCTGTTCCAGATCCAGGCCACACCACCGTCAAATTCACAG AATCAAATCTTCAAACCTTTCCTCCTTCTGCTGCTCAGGGCAAGATCTCTGGTGGTAGTAATCCCCCTCGTGACGCCGACG ATACGTTTTCTGGACCTGGTAACGGTAGTAGTAGTAGAGATGAACCTCAGTCTGGTGGCTGGCTCCATAAATTCACTGTTGGTGCTTACAAGCCGTTCTTCGATGTGGACACTTCGGATGTTGTGGACAGACTCAAAGAGTCTCTCTTCCCGTTCCGTGGAACGTTTACTGAGAAGACTGCTGATAAGCCTGACTT gtATGGTCCGTTTTGGATATGCACGACTTTGATATTCGTGGCGGCATCTATCGGCACGTTTGTCACGTACGTGGCACACAAATGGAAGAAACAGGAATGGAACTACGATATCAATCTTGTGACTTGGTCCGCAGGAGTGTTCTATGGCTATGTCACGCTTGTTCCTCTAGCGTTATATGTCGTTCTCAAGTACTTCTCTGCGCCTTCAGGGCTAGTCCAGCTCTTCTGCCTCTACGGATATTCCTTGTTCATCTTCATCCCTGCATTG TGCCTCTCGGTGGTGCCAGTGGAGATCTTTAGATGGGTCATCGCGGGTGTGGCAGGGTTCATGTCTGCGACATTTGTAGCTCTGAACCTCAAAGCGCATATCAATTCAGCTGGAGAGAGATCAATCCTGATAATCGCAAGTATATTTCTTTTGCAGCTGGGGCTTGCGGTTGTGCTGAAGCTATATCTATTTACTGTCACCGTATGA